From a single Gemmatimonadota bacterium genomic region:
- the trpD gene encoding anthranilate phosphoribosyltransferase gives MADVLDRLVRGEDLEQGEAKELLDRLTDPRTDPIWSGGVLAALHGKGETAAEVRGFAEGLQARAHRVALPADLPAVDIVGTGGDGSGSYNLSTGAALLVAAAGVPVVKHGNRSISSASGAADVLDRLGYQRPQRADEVVARLRAQGFVFLFAPDFHPAMRTVAPVRQALGIRTIFNILGPLANPAAPPFHVIGAYSADMARLMADALAGMEVARAFVVHGEPGWDEATPVGPFLLLDVRSGSVREHTRDPEEVGIGRCDPAALRGGDPAYNANALRSVFEGEAGPHADALVLSAGLALEVTGVATSWQKGVQRAQEVLETGQARAFLDQLTQA, from the coding sequence ATGGCCGACGTCCTGGACCGGCTGGTGAGGGGAGAGGATCTCGAACAAGGAGAGGCGAAGGAGCTGCTCGACCGGCTCACCGATCCTCGCACCGACCCTATCTGGTCGGGCGGCGTGCTGGCGGCGCTTCATGGCAAGGGAGAGACAGCCGCGGAGGTCCGAGGCTTCGCGGAGGGGCTGCAGGCGCGCGCGCACCGGGTCGCGCTGCCTGCGGACCTGCCTGCCGTCGACATCGTGGGGACGGGCGGCGACGGGTCCGGCAGCTACAACCTCTCGACCGGCGCGGCGCTGCTTGTCGCTGCCGCCGGCGTGCCCGTGGTCAAGCATGGCAACCGCTCCATCTCCAGCGCCTCGGGAGCGGCGGACGTGCTGGATCGCCTCGGGTACCAGCGGCCGCAGCGGGCCGACGAGGTGGTCGCCCGCCTGCGTGCCCAGGGCTTCGTGTTCCTGTTCGCGCCCGACTTCCATCCGGCCATGCGTACGGTGGCGCCGGTCCGGCAGGCCTTGGGCATTCGCACGATCTTCAACATCCTGGGTCCGTTGGCCAATCCCGCTGCGCCGCCCTTCCATGTGATCGGCGCCTACAGCGCCGACATGGCGCGCCTCATGGCGGACGCCCTTGCGGGTATGGAAGTGGCGCGGGCGTTCGTGGTCCACGGTGAGCCGGGTTGGGACGAAGCCACTCCCGTGGGTCCGTTCCTGTTGCTGGACGTGCGATCCGGAAGCGTCCGCGAGCATACGCGCGACCCGGAGGAGGTGGGCATCGGGCGCTGCGATCCGGCGGCCCTGCGCGGGGGCGACCCGGCCTACAATGCCAACGCCCTGCGCAGTGTCTTCGAAGGCGAAGCGGGCCCGCACGCGGACGCCTTGGTGTTGTCCGCCGGCCTGGCGTTGGAGGTGACCGGTGTGGCGACGTCCTGGCAGAAGGGAGTCCAGCGTGCGCAGGAGGTGTTGGAGACGGGGCAAGCACGTGCCTTCCTGGACCAGCTGACGCAGGCATGA
- a CDS encoding indole-3-glycerol phosphate synthase TrpC gives MSGFLERMAASSAQRARLARDHTSAAELLRRAEAQAPPRPIHLHERFDLISEIKFRSPAEGALGQSGGGSATPLQRAGAYEQGGAACLSVLTEPLEFHGSLEHLEQAVAAVDVPVMRKDFLVDVHQVLEARAAGASGVLLIARILSDAALDELCAAAHALGLFVLAEAFDEVDLERIGRVLSPARSSGSGPVDLLVGVNTRDLTTLAVDPARLSRVRPALPADWITVAESGITHPADAAEAARLGYRMALVGSALMRSDDPRSTVEELLAAGRGATT, from the coding sequence ATGAGCGGCTTTCTGGAACGCATGGCGGCGTCGAGCGCGCAGCGCGCCCGCCTTGCCCGCGACCACACCTCTGCCGCGGAGCTGCTGCGACGGGCGGAGGCTCAGGCCCCGCCACGACCGATCCACCTGCACGAACGCTTCGATCTGATCAGCGAGATCAAGTTCCGCTCGCCCGCCGAGGGCGCGCTCGGCCAGAGCGGTGGGGGGAGCGCGACTCCACTGCAGCGGGCGGGCGCGTACGAGCAGGGGGGCGCGGCCTGCCTCTCGGTGCTGACCGAGCCACTCGAGTTCCACGGGTCGTTGGAGCACCTGGAACAGGCGGTGGCCGCGGTGGACGTTCCCGTGATGCGGAAGGACTTCCTGGTGGACGTCCACCAGGTGCTGGAGGCCCGCGCGGCCGGCGCCTCCGGGGTTCTGCTCATTGCGCGTATCCTGTCGGATGCGGCCTTGGACGAGTTGTGCGCGGCCGCCCATGCGCTGGGCCTCTTCGTGCTGGCGGAGGCGTTCGACGAAGTGGACCTGGAGCGCATCGGCCGCGTGCTGAGCCCGGCGCGCTCGAGCGGGTCGGGTCCCGTGGACCTGCTGGTGGGTGTCAACACGCGTGACCTGACCACCCTGGCGGTGGATCCTGCCCGATTGAGTCGGGTACGCCCGGCCCTTCCGGCGGACTGGATCACAGTGGCCGAGTCGGGCATCACGCATCCTGCCGACGCAGCCGAAGCGGCCCGACTCGGATACCGGATGGCGTTGGTGGGCAGCGCGCTCATGCGGAGCGACGATCCGCGGAGCACGGTCGAGGAGCTGCTGGCGGCGGGACGGGGGGCCACGACATGA
- a CDS encoding phosphoribosylanthranilate isomerase, with protein MRVRVKICGVRSTEAIRAAVDAGADALGLVFAISPRQVEIPEARALADEIPAFVSTVGVFRYPSVEEVDAVLAQVPLDLVQTEPGRGILGKVPGPRLLPVFHDSDDLIERANRFREAYGFHRPLLLEGPGRGGQGVRPNWMRATALARVGRLVLAGGLDPDNVADAVERVRPYGVDVSSGVEEGGRKDAGRIRAFVQAVRAAENASSP; from the coding sequence ATGAGGGTGCGGGTCAAGATCTGCGGCGTGCGCTCGACCGAGGCCATCCGGGCGGCGGTCGACGCCGGGGCGGACGCCCTGGGACTGGTCTTCGCCATCTCGCCCCGTCAGGTCGAGATTCCCGAGGCTCGGGCCCTGGCCGACGAGATTCCGGCGTTCGTGTCGACGGTCGGCGTGTTCCGCTATCCGTCCGTGGAAGAGGTCGACGCCGTGCTCGCCCAGGTGCCGCTCGACCTGGTGCAGACCGAGCCCGGGCGTGGCATCCTGGGGAAGGTGCCGGGTCCCCGCTTGCTGCCGGTCTTCCACGACTCCGACGACCTCATCGAGCGCGCGAACCGGTTCCGTGAGGCCTACGGGTTCCATCGGCCCCTGTTGTTGGAGGGGCCGGGCCGAGGCGGACAGGGCGTGCGGCCCAACTGGATGCGCGCGACCGCGCTGGCGCGGGTCGGGCGACTGGTCCTGGCGGGTGGACTCGATCCGGACAACGTGGCCGACGCAGTGGAGCGCGTGCGTCCCTACGGTGTCGACGTCTCCAGCGGCGTCGAGGAAGGCGGTCGTAAGGATGCGGGCCGCATCCGCGCCTTCGTGCAGGCAGTGCGCGCTGCGGAGAATGCATCCAGCCCATGA
- the trpB gene encoding tryptophan synthase subunit beta, whose translation MIETEGVGLEALLSGALPDERGRFGRYGGRFVPETLMGAVGRLEAGAREAFAEPAFRAALAAELRDWVGRPTALTHAARLSEAWGAQVWLKREDLTHTGAHKINNAIGQALLAQRLGARRVVAETGAGQHGVASAAACARLGLPCTVYMGEVDAARQAPNVLRMRTLGAEVIEVKTGDRTLRAAIDEAIRDWVADPEGTYYLIGSVVGPHPYPWMVRELQAVIGREARAQIVEQAGRLPDAVAACVGGGSNAIGLFHGFLADADVEILGLEAGGHGLGLGQNAATVAFGRPGVLHGAHTLLIQDPHGQIVDTESISAGLDYPGVGPEHAFLHEIGRVVYRPVSDREALEGVKALCALEGILPALESAHALAGAAAWAREHQGGIILVGLSGRGDKDLETLARVLGGSGR comes from the coding sequence ATGATCGAGACCGAAGGGGTGGGCCTGGAGGCCCTGCTGAGTGGTGCGCTGCCGGACGAGCGCGGTCGCTTCGGACGCTACGGGGGACGCTTCGTTCCGGAGACCCTGATGGGCGCCGTGGGGCGCCTGGAGGCAGGCGCGCGGGAGGCGTTCGCGGAGCCGGCGTTTCGTGCCGCTCTGGCCGCCGAGCTGCGCGATTGGGTCGGTCGGCCCACCGCGCTGACGCACGCCGCGCGCCTGTCGGAGGCCTGGGGGGCGCAGGTCTGGCTGAAGCGCGAGGACCTGACGCACACCGGCGCGCACAAGATCAACAACGCCATCGGTCAGGCACTACTGGCCCAGCGCCTGGGTGCGCGCCGCGTGGTGGCCGAAACGGGTGCCGGACAACACGGCGTGGCCAGCGCAGCAGCGTGCGCACGGCTGGGTCTGCCCTGCACGGTGTACATGGGCGAGGTCGACGCGGCCCGCCAGGCGCCCAACGTGCTGCGCATGCGAACGCTCGGTGCCGAAGTCATCGAGGTGAAGACGGGAGACCGGACGCTGCGGGCCGCGATCGACGAGGCCATCCGCGACTGGGTGGCGGATCCGGAGGGCACCTACTACCTCATCGGCTCCGTGGTGGGACCCCACCCCTATCCCTGGATGGTGCGCGAGCTCCAGGCGGTGATCGGCCGCGAGGCTCGGGCGCAGATCGTCGAGCAGGCCGGGCGGCTTCCCGATGCCGTGGCCGCCTGTGTTGGGGGAGGCTCCAACGCCATCGGACTCTTCCACGGGTTCCTGGCCGATGCGGACGTGGAGATCCTGGGCCTGGAGGCCGGCGGACACGGGCTGGGGCTGGGCCAGAACGCGGCCACGGTGGCGTTCGGGCGTCCCGGCGTTCTACACGGCGCCCACACGCTGCTGATCCAGGATCCGCACGGTCAGATCGTGGACACCGAATCGATCTCCGCGGGTCTGGACTATCCGGGGGTCGGGCCCGAGCATGCTTTCCTGCACGAGATCGGCCGGGTGGTCTACCGGCCGGTCTCCGACCGCGAAGCGCTCGAAGGGGTGAAGGCGCTCTGTGCGCTGGAGGGCATCCTGCCCGCGCTGGAATCGGCGCACGCGCTGGCGGGCGCGGCCGCGTGGGCCCGCGAACACCAAGGAGGGATCATTCTGGTGGGGTTGTCCGGTCGAGGCGACAAGGACCTGGAGACGTTGGCCCGAGTGCTGGGCGGGAGCGGCCGGTGA